From a region of the Salinispira pacifica genome:
- a CDS encoding IS4 family transposase, translating to MKKYSTVLGTLNSVISRYDFKKIVDLHDGDKGIRTLSTDLLLKTMTYAQVSQAFSLNEVIATMHSQHAKLYHAGMAPVKKSTVADALAKRSSDIFKDLFYQLLGQAGTMHTPNHRFRNPLQIIDATTIDLCLSRYDWAQFRTTKGAIKLHASYNSDSALPNYVQLSTGKLHETNTLLDFPRKKGDIMVFDRGYNNYKSFHKLQLDDVTFVTRLKKNAKVRTTLVYHKNPDGPVLEDAWMKFTQDSAEANYPDLIRVVTYKDPEHGKVYRFLTNNFDLPAHEIADIYKERWQVELFFKWIKQNLKIKTFFGTSKNAVWSQIWIALIVYVLIWMMKVLHGIESTFQKIMQVLKLTILDRRDISELFHPPPPSPISSNLWLFEGAGN from the coding sequence ATGAAAAAGTATAGCACGGTGCTTGGCACATTGAATAGCGTCATTTCACGATATGATTTCAAGAAAATTGTCGATTTGCACGATGGAGATAAAGGAATACGGACCCTCTCCACAGATCTTCTTCTTAAAACAATGACCTATGCACAAGTTTCACAGGCATTCAGTCTGAATGAAGTCATAGCAACCATGCACTCCCAGCATGCTAAACTCTATCATGCCGGCATGGCGCCGGTAAAAAAATCCACTGTCGCTGATGCCCTGGCAAAACGCAGCAGTGATATCTTTAAGGATTTATTTTATCAGCTCCTTGGTCAGGCAGGTACAATGCATACGCCGAACCACCGTTTTCGCAATCCCTTGCAAATCATTGATGCCACGACAATCGACCTCTGCCTCTCGCGCTATGACTGGGCTCAGTTTCGTACAACAAAGGGGGCAATAAAACTGCACGCCAGCTATAACAGTGACAGCGCACTACCAAATTATGTACAGCTGAGTACCGGTAAACTCCATGAGACGAATACGCTTTTAGATTTTCCCCGCAAGAAGGGAGATATTATGGTTTTTGATCGGGGGTATAATAACTATAAGTCATTTCACAAATTGCAATTAGATGACGTTACATTCGTAACCAGATTAAAGAAGAATGCCAAGGTGAGAACAACTCTTGTATACCATAAGAATCCCGATGGGCCGGTACTTGAAGATGCTTGGATGAAGTTTACCCAAGATAGTGCCGAAGCAAACTATCCCGACCTGATCCGAGTGGTTACGTATAAAGATCCGGAGCATGGGAAGGTATACCGTTTTCTCACAAACAACTTCGACTTGCCAGCACATGAGATCGCGGATATTTATAAGGAACGCTGGCAGGTTGAGCTATTCTTTAAATGGATCAAGCAAAATCTGAAAATTAAAACTTTCTTCGGAACGAGTAAGAATGCAGTATGGAGTCAAATCTGGATAGCATTAATTGTGTATGTTCTCATTTGGATGATGAAGGTACTACATGGAATTGAATCGACGTTTCAAAAAATAATGCAGGTCCTCAAGTTAACCATTCTGGATCGCCGGGATATCTCCGAATTATTTCATCCGCCTCCACCTTCCCCTATTTCATCAAATCTTTGGCTTTTTGAGGGGGCTGGAAATTAA
- a CDS encoding nickel/cobalt transporter: protein MDLYAPYYMLPGAAHGPFTSFGALNTNTRMAGILKKPLILFIFALFIGIGFAQSPLFAQDPFRSQGSEESTQVQIYSGNLPDFFLNWSRELNRGISEYSMAIQNEGGGRAIFISIVLAVLFGMLHVLGPGHGKLFTFSYIGSRRASITQGLILAGGINIVDSLSAALLVFGGYGILSVSFSHLQGRVSEVIQIISYSIIIIFSLWHLLSHLFHHRHSHHGHSHHGHSHHSHSHEHDHQDDNGPSESPSEMHSQRRDPRDRRAPWVLALTIGLIPCPVSTVILLFGLVNDMILHSIFLVAGVSLGGFISMAILTVALIKGRDAAVDTLSTGWGERLSMILETVSMAGIATVALLLLLPLLGG from the coding sequence ATGGATCTCTATGCTCCATATTACATGCTGCCGGGAGCTGCCCACGGGCCTTTCACAAGCTTCGGTGCACTGAATACGAATACCAGAATGGCGGGAATTTTGAAAAAACCACTGATACTCTTCATATTTGCTTTGTTCATCGGGATCGGCTTTGCCCAAAGCCCCCTTTTTGCCCAGGATCCGTTTCGTTCCCAGGGATCGGAGGAATCGACACAGGTACAGATCTACTCAGGAAATCTCCCGGATTTTTTTCTGAATTGGTCACGTGAGCTCAACCGGGGCATTTCCGAATACAGTATGGCCATACAGAATGAAGGCGGAGGGCGGGCAATCTTTATCAGCATCGTATTGGCTGTGCTTTTCGGGATGCTTCACGTTCTGGGACCGGGTCACGGCAAGTTGTTTACCTTCAGCTACATCGGCAGCCGGAGAGCTTCCATAACACAAGGATTGATACTCGCCGGCGGAATAAATATCGTCGACAGTCTCTCCGCCGCATTGCTGGTATTCGGCGGATACGGGATTTTGTCGGTGAGCTTTTCCCATCTGCAGGGACGAGTAAGTGAAGTCATTCAGATTATCAGCTACAGCATTATTATTATTTTCAGTCTCTGGCATCTGCTTTCACACCTTTTTCATCATCGTCATTCACATCACGGACATTCACATCACGGACATTCACATCATAGTCATTCACATGAACATGATCATCAAGATGATAATGGCCCGTCAGAATCGCCCTCTGAAATGCATTCACAGCGCCGGGATCCCCGGGATAGGCGAGCTCCCTGGGTTCTCGCCCTTACTATCGGCTTGATCCCCTGTCCGGTGAGTACGGTGATACTCCTGTTTGGTCTGGTGAACGATATGATTTTGCATTCCATCTTTCTCGTTGCAGGAGTCTCCCTGGGAGGGTTCATCAGCATGGCGATATTGACCGTTGCACTTATCAAAGGCAGGGATGCAGCGGTAGATACATTATCAACAGGCTGGGGAGAAAGGCTTTCCATGATTCTTGAGACGGTTTCCATGGCGGGTATTGCAACTGTGGCGTTGTTGCTGCTTCTGCCGCTGCTTGGAGGATGA
- a CDS encoding alpha-amylase family glycosyl hydrolase — MKNIKFLFIAVLIPLLLTACATTSLDVPGSYAGEGVAPSQLPEFSWENATVYFVIIDRFANGNPANDTSYGRFRDGGDEVGTFHGGDLAGLTAKIEEGYFADLGVNALWISSPLEQIHGWVGGGDGSFAHFAYHGYYPMDFTRIDANMGTEEEFARFMDAAHENGIRVVMDVVMNHAGYNSVKDMRKFDFGGWKGEPLPEDWVPENNNWHSHHDYIDYSGQEDAWARWWGPDWVRGGIPGYPAPGDDDLTSSVGFLPDFRTESSQPVDPPVFLMEKAAAGNSDVEPLENATVRDYLITWLTDWVRDYGIDGFRIDTAKHVGLDAWQELAVAADEALAEWKAENPEKALDDLPFWMTGEVFGQGVGRNAYFDNGFDSLINFEFQMNADRAIHADGTVDAEALEGIYSRYARTINSDPGFNMLSYISSHDTVLFYNTRLSNNGYRVNGGNAGPERQKAAGTALMLVPGAVQVFYGDELAREYQPYRVGDPGQGTRTPQPWENLNSDVHRHWQKLGRFRASHISVGAGVHSRVEVKDADYAFARNYHDLDKVLVVLGGEGSLEIPVEGFWEDGLELRDAYSGSVAAVENGRVTFDAEPSAPLLIEEAR, encoded by the coding sequence ATGAAAAACATCAAATTTTTGTTTATTGCGGTGCTTATTCCGCTCTTGTTGACGGCCTGTGCCACCACCAGCCTGGATGTTCCCGGCAGCTATGCGGGGGAGGGAGTAGCTCCTTCACAGCTTCCGGAATTCAGCTGGGAGAATGCCACAGTGTATTTTGTGATCATCGACCGGTTCGCCAACGGTAATCCCGCCAACGATACAAGCTACGGACGATTCCGGGACGGCGGCGATGAGGTGGGAACCTTTCACGGCGGAGACCTTGCAGGGCTCACTGCGAAAATCGAAGAAGGGTATTTCGCCGATCTGGGGGTAAACGCCCTGTGGATTTCCAGTCCATTGGAGCAGATTCACGGATGGGTCGGCGGAGGAGACGGATCCTTTGCCCATTTTGCCTATCACGGGTATTACCCCATGGACTTCACCCGGATCGATGCCAATATGGGAACCGAGGAAGAGTTCGCCCGTTTTATGGATGCGGCTCATGAAAACGGTATCCGTGTGGTAATGGATGTGGTGATGAATCATGCGGGGTACAACAGCGTAAAAGATATGCGGAAATTCGATTTCGGCGGATGGAAGGGCGAACCCCTCCCCGAGGATTGGGTTCCTGAAAATAACAACTGGCACAGCCACCACGATTACATCGATTATTCCGGACAGGAGGACGCATGGGCCCGCTGGTGGGGACCGGACTGGGTTCGGGGCGGCATTCCCGGATATCCAGCTCCCGGTGACGATGATCTGACATCAAGCGTGGGGTTCCTCCCGGACTTCCGCACTGAGAGCAGCCAGCCCGTGGATCCCCCGGTCTTCCTCATGGAAAAAGCCGCGGCAGGTAACTCGGATGTGGAGCCTCTGGAAAACGCAACAGTACGGGATTATCTCATTACCTGGCTGACCGACTGGGTCCGGGATTACGGAATAGACGGTTTCCGGATAGATACCGCCAAGCATGTGGGCCTTGATGCCTGGCAGGAACTTGCAGTTGCAGCCGACGAAGCTCTGGCGGAATGGAAGGCCGAGAATCCGGAAAAAGCTCTGGATGATCTTCCCTTCTGGATGACCGGCGAGGTGTTCGGACAGGGTGTGGGCAGAAACGCATACTTCGACAACGGTTTTGATTCACTCATTAACTTCGAGTTCCAGATGAATGCCGACCGTGCGATACATGCCGACGGCACGGTGGATGCAGAAGCCCTGGAAGGAATCTATTCCCGTTATGCCCGGACCATCAATTCCGACCCCGGCTTTAATATGCTGTCGTATATCAGCAGTCACGATACCGTACTCTTTTACAACACCCGTCTGTCCAATAACGGCTACCGGGTGAACGGAGGAAATGCGGGGCCGGAACGGCAGAAAGCTGCGGGAACCGCTCTGATGCTGGTACCCGGTGCCGTCCAGGTATTCTATGGTGATGAGCTCGCCCGGGAGTACCAGCCTTACCGTGTTGGTGACCCCGGACAGGGCACCCGCACCCCCCAGCCCTGGGAGAACTTGAACTCCGACGTTCACCGGCACTGGCAGAAGCTCGGCCGGTTCAGAGCCAGCCACATCTCAGTGGGTGCAGGTGTGCACAGCCGGGTGGAAGTGAAGGATGCAGATTACGCGTTTGCCCGGAACTATCATGATCTGGACAAGGTGCTGGTGGTCCTGGGAGGAGAAGGAAGTCTCGAGATCCCCGTTGAGGGGTTCTGGGAGGACGGCCTTGAACTCCGGGATGCGTACAGCGGCTCGGTTGCTGCAGTCGAGAACGGACGGGTGACATTTGATGCTGAACCTTCCGCACCTCTGCTGATTGAGGAAGCCCGCTGA
- a CDS encoding CheR family methyltransferase yields MQKPEYIIGIGASAGGLEALQELLSNIPEDLSHSAFIIAQHLSPSYKSRLRDLLSRVTSREVREISDGEELQANTIYITPPDNDALVRQGVLHLHKPVNTIGPKPSVNILFHSLAVDVPERAVGIVLSGTGQDGGIGLREIRDAGGYCMAQDPGTARYDGMPHAAIQLGKADLILSPEQMGKELASLLSLDDSKLSPQELNDEQFKQVINRLSRHSGVDFRGYKDTTIRRRIIKRILALKKTDVGEYLDYIKENPAELQNLFQMLLIGVTQFFRDPETFQVLSKHLKDAFLQMSGGDSFRLWVPGCSSGEEPYSLAILINEILEELDLTMKVQIFATDIDESAIETARKGVFPAESLVNVPEEYREKYFSKTHDGVQISKHIRQNILFSRHDLVENPPFLRLNMISCRNLLIYFSQKTQRQLMPILHYSLLPKGILFLGKSETIGQFNDLFTVLDSKHRVFQRVFDTVIPSSLYRSHSGFGKSSPGAGGGDEPVDLKSNIQETLYADLGHPFVVVNGKMELIQLSGNLETYIGLQEGMFSNQFMNMLRPELKAELQHLMTQAIRNHVKAETPFKRFFPEEVDHFLRIRIRPLVYSAQMKSYYLIEFERLNIQGGVQGLTQHGSGGNSDNERINELELELSTNRQNLQNYIEELETSNEELQSLNEELQSTNEELQSTNEELETSNEELQASNEELQVAYAEIKSINVQMAEKDRELELANARMETALYGGKLAWWEWRKDTGEVNFSDAKVTMLGYDPDSFPRTLEAFLELVHPEDSEANLQSMRHHLEGKIPAYDSEYRIRTKDGNYVWYWDRGRIVEYDDEGAASRLVGLVINVNDRKQAELSLERQIRERDMLVKEIHHRVKNNFNMVTGLIELQLNRVADSSQRSMLRDIQSRIRSMALIHRELYEHEDLTSIELEFYLPRLADAVLRFADTGSSNILFYEDVEKTTVPINSAISLGLMTVELITNSLKYAFKEGMPSPTIRIAVKHLDDGKLRYSYRDNGSGYPDDILESTYSGIGMDLVKSLASQLRGEFRQYNDGGSVAEVDFQLPGDEPG; encoded by the coding sequence ATGCAGAAGCCAGAGTACATAATCGGGATCGGTGCATCAGCAGGCGGGTTGGAAGCACTTCAGGAACTATTATCGAATATTCCGGAAGATTTATCCCATTCGGCCTTTATTATTGCCCAGCATCTTTCTCCCAGTTACAAAAGCCGGTTGCGGGATCTCCTCTCCAGGGTAACCAGCAGAGAAGTGCGTGAAATTTCAGATGGTGAAGAGCTGCAGGCGAACACCATTTACATTACACCACCGGATAACGATGCGCTTGTCCGCCAGGGGGTGCTGCATCTTCACAAGCCGGTAAATACCATCGGTCCCAAGCCGTCTGTGAACATTTTATTTCATTCTCTGGCAGTTGATGTTCCCGAGCGTGCAGTGGGAATTGTTCTCTCAGGCACGGGCCAGGACGGGGGGATCGGCCTCCGGGAAATTCGGGATGCCGGGGGATACTGCATGGCCCAGGATCCCGGCACAGCCCGGTATGACGGGATGCCCCATGCTGCAATCCAGCTTGGAAAGGCCGACCTGATCCTGAGTCCCGAACAGATGGGAAAGGAACTGGCTTCCCTCCTTTCCCTTGATGATTCCAAACTGAGTCCTCAGGAATTAAACGATGAGCAATTCAAGCAGGTGATCAACCGCCTTTCCCGGCACAGCGGGGTTGATTTCCGGGGATACAAGGATACCACCATCCGCCGTAGAATTATCAAGCGGATTCTTGCTCTGAAAAAAACAGATGTGGGGGAATACCTGGACTATATCAAGGAAAACCCCGCAGAGCTTCAAAACCTCTTTCAGATGCTTCTGATCGGTGTAACCCAGTTTTTCCGGGATCCGGAGACATTTCAGGTACTGAGTAAGCATCTGAAAGATGCGTTTCTGCAGATGTCCGGGGGGGACAGTTTCAGGTTGTGGGTCCCGGGCTGTTCCAGCGGTGAGGAACCGTACTCGTTGGCCATACTTATCAATGAAATACTGGAAGAACTGGATCTGACCATGAAAGTCCAGATTTTCGCCACGGATATTGATGAATCCGCCATTGAAACGGCACGAAAAGGAGTGTTTCCGGCGGAGAGTCTGGTAAATGTCCCCGAAGAGTACCGGGAAAAGTACTTTTCCAAAACACATGACGGGGTACAGATCAGCAAACATATCCGGCAAAATATTCTGTTCAGCCGCCATGATCTGGTGGAAAACCCGCCGTTTCTGCGGCTGAATATGATCAGCTGCAGGAATCTGCTGATTTATTTTTCCCAGAAAACACAGCGCCAGCTCATGCCCATCCTTCATTATTCCCTGCTTCCCAAAGGTATCCTGTTTTTAGGCAAGAGTGAGACAATCGGGCAGTTCAATGATCTGTTCACCGTCCTGGATTCCAAACACCGGGTGTTTCAAAGAGTCTTCGATACGGTGATCCCATCCAGTTTATACAGATCCCACTCCGGATTCGGTAAAAGCTCCCCGGGCGCAGGTGGTGGTGACGAACCGGTGGATTTGAAAAGTAATATACAGGAAACCCTATATGCCGATTTGGGGCATCCCTTTGTGGTGGTGAACGGGAAGATGGAGCTGATTCAGCTGTCAGGAAATCTTGAAACCTACATTGGACTGCAGGAGGGGATGTTTTCCAATCAGTTCATGAATATGCTCAGGCCGGAATTGAAGGCAGAGCTGCAGCATCTTATGACCCAGGCAATCCGTAATCATGTGAAGGCTGAGACCCCGTTTAAACGCTTTTTCCCTGAGGAAGTCGATCACTTCCTGCGCATCCGCATACGGCCCCTGGTCTACAGCGCCCAGATGAAAAGCTATTATCTGATCGAGTTTGAGCGTTTGAACATTCAGGGCGGCGTGCAGGGCCTTACCCAGCACGGCAGCGGCGGGAATTCAGATAATGAGCGCATTAACGAACTGGAGCTGGAGCTATCAACCAACCGGCAGAATCTCCAAAATTACATCGAAGAACTGGAAACCTCCAATGAAGAACTCCAGAGTCTGAACGAAGAGCTCCAGTCCACCAATGAAGAGCTCCAGTCCACCAACGAGGAGCTGGAAACATCCAACGAAGAGCTGCAGGCCAGCAACGAGGAACTGCAGGTTGCATATGCGGAGATTAAAAGCATTAATGTGCAGATGGCAGAAAAGGATCGGGAGCTTGAGCTGGCCAATGCCCGGATGGAGACTGCCCTCTACGGGGGAAAACTTGCCTGGTGGGAGTGGCGGAAGGACACTGGAGAAGTGAATTTCTCCGATGCCAAGGTCACCATGCTTGGCTATGACCCGGACTCCTTCCCCCGTACCCTTGAAGCGTTTCTTGAGCTGGTTCATCCCGAGGATTCAGAGGCAAATCTTCAGTCAATGCGCCATCATCTTGAAGGGAAGATCCCGGCATACGATTCCGAGTACAGAATCCGCACCAAAGACGGAAATTATGTATGGTACTGGGACAGGGGCCGGATCGTTGAATATGATGATGAAGGCGCAGCCTCACGTCTTGTGGGCCTGGTAATCAACGTGAACGACCGCAAACAGGCTGAACTTTCCCTGGAACGCCAAATACGGGAACGGGACATGCTGGTCAAAGAAATTCATCACCGGGTGAAGAACAATTTCAACATGGTAACCGGATTAATTGAACTTCAGCTCAACCGTGTGGCCGACAGCAGTCAGCGAAGCATGCTCCGGGATATTCAGTCCAGGATTCGCTCAATGGCGTTGATTCACCGGGAGTTATACGAGCATGAGGATCTCACCAGTATTGAGCTTGAGTTTTACCTTCCCCGGCTGGCGGATGCGGTGCTCCGTTTTGCGGATACCGGAAGCTCCAATATTCTGTTTTATGAGGATGTGGAGAAAACGACGGTTCCCATCAACAGCGCCATATCCCTGGGACTCATGACCGTCGAACTGATTACCAACAGCCTGAAATATGCCTTCAAGGAGGGTATGCCTTCGCCGACCATCCGCATCGCCGTAAAGCATCTTGATGACGGGAAACTTCGCTACAGCTACCGGGATAACGGATCCGGCTATCCGGATGATATCCTTGAATCAACATACAGCGGGATCGGGATGGATCTGGTGAAGAGTCTTGCTTCCCAACTGAGGGGCGAATTTCGCCAATACAACGATGGCGGATCGGTTGCAGAGGTGGATTTTCAGCTGCCGGGTGATGAACCGGGATGA
- a CDS encoding nitrilase-related carbon-nitrogen hydrolase produces MYMNCPEEPAKGIRPPSGAGSFILAALVLFILAGPALPMFADETASGGEGSTAFNIAGIQLEISPELYASEAHFISEMDQQISGLLEKEAADLIVFPEYTSAFFPAFMLPNRILTSEQATLDQIAAHIRNRFPAESIRDFLVSQSSRDTMDRIWGGLARKHSVAILAGSYFAAHPGSRGTELRNRSILYNHHGNAVYSQDKVYLTEFERSILGLTPGRLWEARPIEYRGHTLAVTICRDSFFPAWEERLGKVDFWIDIKANGTEYDAEQAEVFAEALPRRILDGPAEEGMTVCLTGNFLELFWEGYSSVIRESDSGNIIYLSRSDTPRDQDIIRYTLEQGP; encoded by the coding sequence ATGTACATGAACTGCCCCGAAGAACCTGCGAAAGGAATTCGTCCCCCCTCTGGAGCCGGGAGTTTCATACTCGCTGCACTTGTTCTTTTCATCCTCGCCGGTCCCGCACTGCCGATGTTTGCAGATGAAACAGCCTCAGGCGGGGAAGGCAGTACCGCATTCAACATTGCCGGCATCCAGCTGGAAATATCTCCCGAACTATATGCCAGCGAAGCACACTTTATCAGCGAGATGGATCAGCAGATATCCGGACTGCTGGAAAAGGAAGCTGCGGATCTCATCGTGTTTCCGGAATACACCTCGGCATTTTTTCCCGCTTTCATGCTGCCGAACCGGATTCTCACATCTGAACAGGCAACACTGGATCAAATTGCAGCCCATATCCGAAACCGCTTCCCCGCTGAAAGCATCCGGGATTTTCTTGTATCCCAATCCAGCCGGGATACCATGGACCGAATCTGGGGAGGATTGGCACGGAAACATTCGGTGGCCATACTGGCGGGCAGCTACTTCGCCGCCCATCCCGGAAGCCGGGGCACTGAGCTGCGCAACCGAAGCATTCTGTATAATCACCACGGGAACGCCGTGTACAGTCAGGACAAGGTGTATCTTACGGAGTTTGAGCGCAGCATTCTGGGGCTTACGCCGGGCCGGCTTTGGGAAGCCCGGCCCATAGAGTACCGGGGGCATACCCTGGCAGTGACCATCTGCCGGGACAGCTTTTTCCCCGCATGGGAGGAGAGGCTTGGAAAGGTGGATTTCTGGATCGATATTAAGGCAAACGGCACCGAATATGATGCCGAACAGGCTGAAGTCTTTGCCGAAGCCCTTCCCCGGAGAATACTCGACGGGCCGGCTGAAGAGGGCATGACCGTATGCTTAACCGGAAACTTCCTGGAGCTGTTCTGGGAGGGGTACTCTTCGGTGATCCGGGAATCGGACAGCGGGAATATCATATACCTGAGCAGAAGCGATACTCCCCGGGATCAGGATATTATCCGCTATACCCTGGAACAGGGGCCATAA
- a CDS encoding SulP family inorganic anion transporter: protein MNGLLSGRLKSPNPSKEIFAGVTTAVVSLPMAVAFGVASGAGAQAGIYGAVLVGFFAAIFGGTNTLISEPTGPMTVLIAAVVVRMTSRYPEYGLAMVFTVVMVAGIVQILFGVFKLGKYFTMMPYSVISGFMSGIGLLLVFNQLPVLLGADSSASTVYDALSSIPGLIAAPSPAEWLIGFFALAILFLTPRRLARKIPPQLVALVLGSLGAIILFPAGDVRSIGEIGIGLPKLVVPHIRPSELVQILIDGTILGVLGAIDSSLTAMIADSLTREHHDSNRELIGQGVGNIASGLFGGLPGAGATMGTVVNIQSGARSPMAAIIRSLVLVLFVFVLAPVIGHVPRVVLAAIAVRVGFNILDWSFLGRAHKISRTATLIMYAVMILTVFVDLLVAVAVGVFIANIITIERLSGHPATRVRTIDPSGDPVVVSADEQRILEQAEGGIILFHLSGPMIFGVAQAIAREASAMDENADVLLVDLTEVSFLSTTVALGLENLINETLAEGKTVIISGASPEVREKLKRTGLKHANLDFYQSRMDALNRGLEASGKMSQAGNSCT from the coding sequence ATGAACGGACTATTATCCGGAAGACTGAAAAGTCCCAATCCTTCAAAAGAGATTTTTGCCGGGGTTACCACTGCGGTGGTCTCCCTTCCCATGGCAGTGGCCTTCGGGGTGGCATCGGGAGCCGGCGCTCAGGCGGGGATATACGGCGCAGTTCTAGTGGGTTTTTTTGCTGCCATTTTCGGCGGCACCAACACGCTGATATCCGAACCCACCGGACCGATGACAGTGCTCATCGCCGCAGTGGTTGTGAGGATGACTTCCAGATATCCGGAATACGGACTTGCCATGGTGTTCACCGTGGTGATGGTGGCAGGTATCGTACAGATCCTCTTCGGGGTGTTTAAGCTGGGAAAGTATTTCACCATGATGCCGTATTCGGTGATCTCAGGATTTATGTCCGGCATCGGTCTGCTTTTGGTGTTCAACCAGCTGCCGGTACTGCTGGGTGCGGACAGCTCCGCCTCTACGGTATATGATGCCCTTTCCAGCATTCCCGGCCTGATTGCCGCCCCTTCTCCCGCCGAATGGCTTATCGGGTTTTTCGCCCTGGCGATTCTTTTTCTCACTCCCCGTCGGCTGGCCAGAAAAATCCCGCCCCAGCTGGTGGCGCTGGTTCTGGGCAGCCTGGGAGCCATCATTCTTTTTCCCGCCGGGGATGTACGGAGCATCGGTGAAATCGGCATAGGCCTGCCGAAGCTTGTGGTGCCCCACATCCGTCCCTCCGAACTTGTTCAGATTCTCATTGACGGAACCATACTGGGAGTACTGGGAGCCATAGACTCCAGTCTTACCGCAATGATTGCCGACAGTCTCACCCGTGAGCATCATGACAGCAACAGGGAACTTATCGGACAGGGTGTGGGCAACATTGCTTCCGGTCTGTTCGGAGGACTTCCCGGCGCAGGGGCAACCATGGGTACGGTTGTGAATATCCAAAGCGGCGCCAGAAGCCCCATGGCGGCCATAATCAGATCATTGGTGCTGGTGCTTTTCGTCTTTGTGCTTGCTCCGGTGATCGGTCATGTTCCCAGAGTTGTGCTGGCTGCCATAGCAGTTCGGGTGGGATTCAACATTCTCGACTGGAGTTTCCTGGGAAGGGCGCACAAAATCTCCCGTACCGCAACTCTGATCATGTATGCGGTAATGATTCTCACCGTTTTTGTGGACCTCTTGGTTGCGGTGGCCGTGGGGGTGTTCATTGCCAATATTATCACCATAGAACGTCTATCCGGTCATCCCGCCACCCGGGTACGAACCATCGACCCCAGCGGAGATCCGGTTGTTGTAAGCGCGGACGAACAGCGGATTCTTGAGCAGGCAGAGGGCGGTATTATCCTCTTCCACCTCAGCGGCCCCATGATATTCGGGGTGGCCCAGGCCATCGCCCGGGAAGCTTCCGCCATGGATGAGAATGCGGACGTCCTTCTGGTGGATCTGACCGAAGTATCATTTTTAAGTACCACTGTGGCACTGGGCCTGGAGAATCTCATCAACGAAACACTGGCCGAAGGCAAAACGGTAATAATCAGCGGTGCATCACCGGAGGTCAGGGAAAAACTGAAGCGCACCGGACTGAAACATGCCAACCTGGATTTTTATCAATCAAGAATGGATGCCCTGAACCGGGGTCTTGAAGCGTCGGGAAAAATGAGCCAGGCTGGTAATTCATGTACATGA